From a region of the Ardenticatena maritima genome:
- a CDS encoding alkaline phosphatase family protein: MSDRDTLLSTLLNRRPSPLGEMIPEPFVVPQYDGYSVANATATLGAILGVPLGTMPPLDTAYWHSLLADGVDRIIFLIVDALGWQRMEQALAEDTQTAAWLDEQGALVRPMTALFPSTTTATTLSLWTGVPPAQHGILGYLQWLREFGIVANMIGLKPWLGAFDGTLIDAGLDPANAIPVRNIGHTLLAFGVETHILIGAHILNSGLSQITFNGLPKERMHGYASLGDCVSLVREIAEKTAGHRALIGVYWPDFDTLSHIHGPAPRHWDAEWAMFAYMLRTQLVEALSPSARRRTLLIITADHGHNTVTPDKVINVNDHPDLAECLRIPPTGDSRAPYLFVREGMKAKARAYIESAMGHAFHVLDAQEALQAGLWGPGTPMVEVPHRMGDLVLLAYDGYALEYRQREFFLVGRHGSLWPDEAIVPWMALRLDA, from the coding sequence ATGTCGGACAGAGACACATTGCTTTCCACCCTACTCAACCGCCGCCCTTCGCCGCTTGGCGAGATGATTCCCGAACCGTTCGTCGTACCCCAGTACGATGGATACAGCGTGGCGAACGCCACGGCAACCTTGGGCGCCATCCTCGGCGTACCACTCGGCACTATGCCCCCGCTTGACACAGCCTACTGGCACTCCTTGCTGGCTGACGGCGTGGACCGCATCATCTTCCTCATAGTGGACGCGCTCGGCTGGCAACGCATGGAGCAGGCGCTGGCGGAAGACACCCAAACCGCCGCCTGGTTGGATGAACAAGGCGCACTTGTCCGCCCCATGACGGCGCTCTTCCCCAGCACCACCACCGCTACGACACTCTCACTCTGGACAGGCGTCCCGCCGGCGCAGCATGGCATCCTGGGCTACTTGCAATGGTTGCGCGAGTTTGGCATTGTCGCCAACATGATTGGGCTCAAGCCCTGGCTGGGCGCGTTTGACGGCACACTCATTGACGCAGGTCTCGACCCCGCCAACGCTATTCCTGTGCGCAACATCGGGCATACGTTGCTCGCTTTTGGCGTCGAAACGCACATCCTCATCGGGGCGCACATTCTCAACAGCGGCCTCAGCCAGATTACGTTCAACGGCTTACCCAAAGAACGCATGCACGGTTATGCCAGTTTGGGCGATTGTGTGTCGCTCGTCCGCGAGATAGCCGAAAAGACGGCTGGGCATCGCGCTCTCATTGGCGTGTATTGGCCTGATTTTGACACATTGAGCCACATCCATGGTCCCGCCCCGCGCCATTGGGACGCCGAGTGGGCTATGTTCGCCTACATGCTGCGCACCCAACTGGTCGAAGCCCTCTCGCCATCAGCGCGGCGGCGCACATTGCTTATCATCACCGCCGACCATGGGCACAACACTGTCACGCCCGACAAGGTGATCAACGTCAACGATCACCCCGACCTGGCTGAATGCTTGCGCATTCCGCCGACAGGCGACTCACGTGCGCCTTACCTTTTTGTGCGCGAGGGGATGAAAGCAAAAGCGCGCGCCTACATTGAAAGCGCGATGGGGCATGCCTTCCACGTGTTGGACGCACAAGAAGCATTGCAAGCCGGATTGTGGGGACCAGGGACGCCCATGGTGGAAGTGCCACACCGCATGGGCGACCTTGTGTTGCTCGCGTATGACGGCTATGCGCTTGAATACCGCCAACGCGAGTTCTTCCTGGTGGGACGCCACGGGAGCCTCTGGCCGGATGAAGCCATCGTCCCGTGGATGGCGCTGCGGCTCGACGCCTAG
- the gltX gene encoding glutamate--tRNA ligase, whose translation MTTKPARVRFAPSPTGYLHVGGARTALFDWLLARKTGGQFILRIEDTDRKRYVPDSLEDIKENLRWLGLQWDEGPDVGGPYGPYFQSERLEHYRRAAEDLIAKGWAYRCYCTPERLAEVREAQQKAGKAPGYDRHCRFLSDEERAQLEAEGTPYVVRLKVPLEGETVVNDLIRGEIRFENKTLEDVVLLKSDGYPTYHLAVVVDDHLMNITHVLRGDEWIPSAPIHVMLYEAFGWEQPQWVHLPLILDPSGKGKLSKRKKKNPDGTESENMTLVREFREAGYLPEAMFNFIALLGWAYSGDEEIFTPEQAIAKFDLKDIKKSPAVFSYEKLEWMNGVYIRKLSPEELAERIVPFMQKAGLNVTAEQLVPLVPDIQERIKTLAEAPDMLDFFFRDIETPAPEALIPKKLDAEGTRRALEAARAVLAEVEWTHDAIEAALRQLAKDLGLKAGQLFQPIRIAITGKRVAPPLFTTIEHLGRERVLERLDRAIAVL comes from the coding sequence ATGACGACCAAACCCGCACGTGTTCGCTTCGCGCCCAGCCCAACCGGCTATTTGCATGTTGGCGGGGCGCGCACCGCTCTGTTTGACTGGTTGCTGGCACGCAAAACCGGCGGTCAGTTCATCCTGCGCATTGAAGACACCGACCGCAAGCGCTATGTCCCCGATTCTCTCGAAGACATCAAAGAAAATTTGCGCTGGTTAGGCTTGCAGTGGGATGAAGGCCCCGACGTTGGCGGCCCCTATGGTCCTTATTTCCAGAGCGAACGCCTGGAACACTACCGCCGCGCCGCAGAAGACCTCATCGCCAAAGGATGGGCGTACCGCTGCTACTGCACGCCTGAGCGACTTGCCGAAGTCCGCGAAGCACAACAAAAAGCGGGCAAAGCCCCCGGCTACGACCGTCATTGCCGCTTCCTGAGCGATGAAGAGCGCGCCCAACTGGAAGCCGAAGGGACGCCCTACGTGGTACGCCTCAAAGTGCCGCTGGAAGGCGAAACCGTTGTGAATGACCTCATCCGCGGCGAAATTCGCTTTGAGAACAAAACGCTTGAGGACGTGGTCTTGCTCAAAAGCGACGGCTACCCCACCTACCACCTCGCCGTGGTGGTGGACGACCATTTGATGAACATCACCCACGTGCTGCGCGGCGATGAGTGGATTCCCAGCGCCCCCATCCATGTCATGTTGTACGAAGCCTTTGGGTGGGAACAACCGCAGTGGGTGCATTTGCCGCTCATTCTCGACCCCAGCGGCAAAGGGAAATTGAGCAAGCGCAAAAAGAAGAATCCCGACGGTACCGAAAGCGAAAACATGACACTCGTCCGCGAGTTTCGCGAAGCGGGCTACCTGCCCGAAGCCATGTTCAACTTTATCGCTCTGCTTGGTTGGGCGTACAGCGGCGATGAAGAGATTTTCACGCCTGAACAAGCCATTGCGAAATTCGATTTGAAGGACATCAAAAAATCGCCGGCAGTGTTCTCCTACGAAAAACTTGAATGGATGAACGGCGTGTACATCCGCAAATTGTCGCCTGAAGAGTTGGCGGAACGCATTGTGCCCTTTATGCAAAAAGCCGGCTTGAACGTCACCGCTGAGCAGTTGGTGCCGCTGGTGCCGGATATCCAGGAACGCATCAAGACCCTCGCCGAAGCGCCCGATATGCTCGATTTCTTCTTCCGCGACATCGAAACACCGGCGCCCGAAGCGCTCATCCCCAAGAAGTTGGACGCCGAGGGGACACGCCGCGCGTTAGAAGCCGCGCGCGCTGTGCTCGCCGAAGTTGAATGGACGCATGACGCGATTGAAGCCGCCTTGCGGCAACTGGCGAAAGACCTTGGCTTGAAGGCGGGGCAACTGTTCCAGCCAATCCGCATCGCCATCACCGGCAAGCGCGTGGCACCGCCCTTGTTCACCACGATTGAACATCTGGGACGCGAGCGCGTTCTCGAACGCCTGGACCGAGCCATTGCTGTTTTGTAA
- the nuoF gene encoding NADH-quinone oxidoreductase subunit NuoF: MLESARVALDDILDRWKPYGRAGLLPCLIETQERIGWLPPDACAAIGQALRVPLADVYGVVEFYALLYTTPTGKLVLRVCDDVACFARGSAAVVEACSRLLGIQPGETTPDGRFTLEVHPCLGQCDRAPAALRGFVPVGELTPENVQAALLGDTPAPPPDVVSDAASLLLRRVGRVDPDDLAAYEADGGYAALRRALDVGAEAVIAEVKASGLFGRGGAAFPTGVKWESAARQSERTRYVVCNADESEPGTFKDRVLMEGDPFAIVEGLTIAGYAIGAQKGFIYVRGEYREAFERLQNAVAQARAAGYLGENVLGSGFAFDIEVRRGAGAYICGEETALFESIEGKRGMPRQKPPFPTEKGLFGKPTVINNVETLANVPHIVQHGAAWFRQIGNEDAPGPKLFCVSGNVARPGVYEAPMTTTLRELLTMAGGVADGRNVQAILLGGAAGTFISPDALDTPLTPSALRAIGATLGSGAVIVFDDRVPMLDVLARIGRFFAHESCGKCYPCQLGTQRQWEMVQRWQAAGRVLMEDLPRFNDLAATMRDASICGLGQTAASAIASWVQLRGYEIV; encoded by the coding sequence ATGCTCGAATCTGCGAGAGTGGCACTCGACGATATCCTCGACCGCTGGAAACCGTATGGGCGCGCCGGCTTGCTTCCCTGCCTCATTGAGACACAAGAGCGTATAGGCTGGTTGCCCCCCGATGCGTGCGCTGCGATTGGTCAGGCGTTGCGTGTTCCGCTGGCGGACGTGTACGGTGTTGTGGAGTTTTACGCGCTTCTGTACACGACGCCCACTGGCAAACTCGTGCTCCGCGTGTGCGATGATGTCGCGTGTTTTGCGCGTGGGAGCGCCGCTGTGGTGGAGGCGTGCAGCCGCTTGCTCGGCATTCAGCCGGGCGAAACAACCCCTGATGGACGCTTTACGCTTGAGGTTCACCCCTGCCTGGGACAGTGCGATCGTGCGCCGGCTGCGTTGCGTGGATTCGTGCCGGTGGGTGAGCTGACGCCCGAAAACGTGCAAGCGGCGTTGCTTGGTGATACGCCTGCTCCCCCGCCGGACGTGGTTAGTGATGCAGCAAGCCTGTTGCTCCGCCGCGTCGGACGGGTTGACCCCGATGACCTTGCCGCGTATGAGGCGGACGGCGGGTATGCGGCACTGCGCCGCGCCTTGGATGTGGGGGCGGAAGCCGTCATTGCCGAGGTCAAAGCGTCAGGGTTGTTTGGGCGTGGCGGTGCGGCGTTCCCCACCGGGGTAAAGTGGGAAAGCGCCGCACGTCAGTCGGAACGCACGCGCTACGTGGTCTGCAACGCTGATGAGAGTGAGCCGGGTACGTTCAAAGACCGTGTGCTGATGGAAGGCGACCCTTTCGCAATTGTTGAGGGGCTGACCATAGCCGGGTATGCGATTGGGGCGCAAAAAGGGTTCATCTACGTGCGCGGTGAATACCGCGAAGCGTTTGAGCGACTGCAAAACGCTGTGGCACAGGCGCGTGCGGCCGGTTATTTGGGCGAGAACGTGCTGGGAAGCGGGTTTGCGTTCGATATTGAGGTGCGTCGTGGTGCGGGGGCGTATATTTGCGGGGAAGAGACGGCGCTTTTTGAAAGTATCGAAGGAAAACGCGGCATGCCTCGCCAGAAGCCACCGTTCCCAACTGAGAAGGGGTTGTTTGGCAAGCCGACCGTCATCAACAACGTGGAAACGCTTGCCAATGTGCCGCATATTGTCCAGCATGGGGCGGCGTGGTTTCGCCAGATTGGAAATGAGGACGCCCCTGGTCCAAAATTGTTCTGCGTGAGCGGCAATGTGGCGCGTCCGGGTGTCTATGAAGCCCCCATGACAACAACGCTTCGCGAGTTGCTCACGATGGCGGGGGGCGTTGCTGACGGGCGCAATGTGCAAGCGATTCTGCTGGGGGGAGCGGCGGGCACGTTTATATCGCCCGACGCGCTGGATACCCCACTCACGCCATCCGCCTTGCGCGCGATTGGGGCAACACTCGGCTCGGGCGCGGTGATTGTCTTTGATGACCGCGTCCCCATGCTGGATGTGCTGGCACGTATTGGGCGCTTCTTCGCGCATGAATCGTGTGGGAAGTGCTACCCCTGCCAGTTGGGAACACAGCGCCAATGGGAGATGGTCCAGCGCTGGCAAGCAGCGGGGCGTGTTCTGATGGAAGACCTTCCCCGCTTCAACGACCTTGCGGCGACAATGCGCGACGCCTCGATTTGCGGTTTGGGACAAACGGCAGCGTCGGCCATTGCGAGTTGGGTGCAGTTGCGTGGGTATGAGATTGTGTGA
- a CDS encoding 2Fe-2S iron-sulfur cluster-binding protein — protein MSTITLTIDGQSVQVPAGTTVLQAAEQLGIEIPRLCYHPHMTPPTVCRLCVVEWEGARTLVPACVAQVREGAVIHTASERVQRARRTILELLHSAVDLSETPEVVRYDAQLGVDAQRFADGARREAPFYDDNPFYVRDYEKCILCWRCVQACGDDMQFTYALSLGGRGFHTHIATFFNAPMPETTCVFCGNCVGVCPTGALKGLDEYLLEQGVSFEALHQEKRKRKQRRKEE, from the coding sequence ATGTCAACAATCACTTTGACGATTGACGGTCAAAGCGTGCAGGTTCCCGCCGGCACAACTGTTTTGCAGGCGGCGGAGCAACTGGGCATTGAAATCCCACGGCTCTGCTACCACCCACACATGACGCCGCCTACCGTCTGCCGCTTGTGTGTGGTGGAGTGGGAAGGGGCGCGCACGCTTGTGCCCGCCTGTGTGGCGCAGGTGCGCGAAGGGGCGGTGATTCATACAGCAAGCGAGCGTGTGCAACGGGCGCGGCGTACCATTCTGGAATTGCTTCACTCGGCGGTTGATCTGAGTGAAACGCCTGAGGTTGTGCGGTATGATGCGCAACTAGGTGTGGATGCACAGCGCTTTGCAGACGGCGCGCGGCGTGAAGCACCTTTCTACGATGACAACCCCTTCTACGTGCGCGATTACGAGAAGTGCATTCTTTGCTGGCGCTGTGTGCAAGCCTGCGGTGATGATATGCAATTCACGTATGCGCTTTCGCTTGGTGGGCGTGGTTTTCACACGCATATTGCGACCTTTTTCAACGCGCCTATGCCTGAAACGACGTGTGTGTTTTGCGGGAACTGCGTGGGGGTTTGTCCCACAGGGGCGTTGAAGGGACTGGATGAGTATTTGCTGGAACAAGGCGTTTCATTTGAAGCGCTTCATCAAGAGAAACGCAAACGCAAACAACGCCGAAAAGAGGAGTGA
- a CDS encoding carbonic anhydrase — protein MDIHAILRDLKQGNRRFMEGALRHPRQDEATRMRLARGQSPKAVVLGCADSRVPPEVVFDQGVGDLFVVRSAGNIPDTYALAGIEYAVLALQTPLVIVLGHTQCGAVQAAVQGNVLTPALEALVDAIQPSVEAAETDSVDEVVMVHARRVVAELPARSEAIAQAVADGRLHILPALYHLGTGVVEWLDEVQVSAPDDEVAAK, from the coding sequence ATGGATATTCACGCCATTTTGCGCGACTTGAAGCAAGGCAACCGGCGTTTTATGGAAGGCGCATTGCGCCACCCCCGCCAGGATGAAGCCACTCGCATGAGGTTGGCGCGTGGGCAATCCCCCAAGGCGGTGGTGCTGGGATGCGCTGACTCGCGTGTGCCGCCTGAGGTTGTGTTCGACCAGGGGGTAGGCGACCTGTTTGTGGTGCGTAGCGCCGGCAACATTCCCGATACGTATGCGCTGGCGGGTATCGAGTATGCTGTGCTGGCATTGCAAACGCCGCTGGTGATTGTGCTGGGGCATACACAGTGTGGTGCTGTACAAGCCGCCGTGCAAGGCAATGTGCTTACTCCTGCTTTGGAGGCGCTGGTGGATGCCATTCAGCCGTCAGTTGAGGCGGCTGAAACGGATTCGGTGGATGAAGTGGTGATGGTGCATGCACGCCGCGTGGTGGCGGAACTTCCCGCCCGTAGTGAAGCGATTGCTCAGGCAGTGGCGGATGGACGCCTGCACATTTTGCCGGCGCTCTATCATCTGGGGACTGGTGTCGTCGAATGGCTCGACGAGGTGCAGGTATCTGCACCGGATGATGAGGTGGCGGCAAAGTAG